The DNA segment aatatatatattttaataatatatatatatatatatatatatatatattatacatatatcatatatacatatacatattatatatatatatatatatatatatatattatatatatatatatatatcatattatatatatatatatatatatatatatgcagctgcACAGAAACTGTCGTTAGAAAATTATGCAAACAATTTTGACACAAACAacgatactttttaaaatatagttgTTAACACAAGGAAAATTGTTTGCTAATCCCTTATTTTTCAACAACGCTTGGGTATGTGTGATAAATCACGAAAGTTAGAGGCTATAAATTCGTAAGTAATTTATTATATCGTATAATACTTTGTTACTAATCAGTTagctttcttatcttcttctaaTGTTGGGTCAGTCGTCCATAATACGAGTGCTAGTTTATTGCAGGCGAGTGGACAGTGCTACACACACGCATTATTGGTCTTATATTACCTAATGAGTATTGGCATATTTCTTTTAAggtcaaaacaaggaaaaataaacagtGTTAATATATTCAAGTctgatattttgtttttccctcccctGATGCCAAAACTTAGTTCAGCGTTTGGTATAAGCCGCCATAACTCGGCTGCCAACGCAACGGCCTTCCTCATATCGAAGATGTTTCCCATGCTTCCACTTTTTCACGATTGGCGAATGTTTTGCCGCATATGTTTTGACACGGCCGCTCACACGTGTGTTCTTTATTTTTGAGATTTTCCGTTCTGGGTGGCTTAGCAGCCAGTGTGATGTCGGGGTATTTTGGGAACAAATTTCGGACAACACGGCTGGTATGGATGGGACATTTTTTTTAACTAAGATAGAAGGGAACATTCCTAGCCGTTTTGAAGGGAAAACATACTCAAGGGTTTCAACATATCTGCTGCCAGTAAATTAACCAGGGCCGAACATCCGTCAAACCTCGTGCATCCACCTAAGCAACCATGCGGTGATTTGGCTACTCCACCTGTTTCGCGATCACATTCCTGGTTTCAAATATTGTTAAATGATAACACTGTATTAGATACAGAAGTAGACATATGAAAATATTTAGCGTTCATTTCTATCAAAACAAATGtctttcttcaaaatatcgaGTGAAGGGAAGTTgaaaataggaggggaggggtggtgtcGTTACCTACCTGATGCCATACAAACATATCTCGTAGTGTTGGGtgccttcagattttttttttcctagcccTAGATTATTGTTATATCTTAGAAGGCTTGTCTGCATATTGCAAGGCATATTCCATCCTTTTTCGGGAATAAGATCATCATGTCACAGTAAATCCATAGAATTTTCCAGAAACGTCTATTCGATACATTACGACTCAGAACGAGACCAATTCGAACCCCAAATACCAACCCCTCCGTAAACATAAGGATTTGTTCGTTATTGAATGTTTCGACACTCCTTCTAACGATAGTTTTCTGCGTAGCTGTACATATAGCTATATTTACAGATAAATGTTGGCTCAAAGAGCTGCTCCCTTTCTGAGGACCGAGATAAATAGGATGTGATTCGATTCTTGGTAGAGGAATATCTGGTGATGGATCAGTTTTATTCAGGTTGCAAAGGAGTCATAAACATAAGCAACACTCAGTATGAAGAACCTCTCCCACATTCTATCCTCCACCTCAATATCCAAAATCCTCCAACACTGGGAAATTCTATGCCTATAATCCTCCACCACCCAGGGAGTGTTCCTCCATTGGCAAACAATTCATCTTTAGATTACAAAGGACATGTAAATCgttgatttgttatttttctagTATTGAACGTGTGTGATGTCAATCTGtcaattaatttttctatatgtccatctacacacaaacagacacacattattatatacaaatatacatacacgcacaccacaaaacaaacacacacacacacacaacaccacacacacacaccacacaccacacacacaccacatatatatatatatatatctatatatatatattatagatatatatattatatatatatatatattgatatgtgtgtgtgtgtgtatgtgtatttttatttgtatgtatatctataatatcaaaatgtataaatatttacttatacataaacattttgtgtatctatatacatatattttgaaatgtatatacatacacatacgattCCTTCTTCCTAAATGAATTTAAGTTTTTTCTGCTATTGATAAAGAGTTGAGCTGCTCCTGATTGTTTCGCATACAGTAGATAAACAGTAACATTTTATATTCTGCATGAGAAGACACGTCATACTGAACATACTACATATCAGTAATCAAATAAGGCCAGTTGATATCCCTAGTATATTCTGTACTTTTAATGGAACCCCATATTCTTTTTCCCCTATGTTGCTCGTCTGGTCTGCCTATGATAACAAAGCGCAAATAATTACAGTTGGTTGCTTTCAACATTTGCTGGCTACAGCTTGGTTCTCGAAGAAAACTTGCTCAATTTATTAACGAAGCGCTGCTTGGAAAATAGTTTTGGTACGAAATGAATATCTGTTTAACAGATATTCAGGCTTCTGAATTGATttggtaaaaatacatatatgtgtgtggtgtgtgtgtgtgtataaaattcagctcattcattttcttttaataaatgaatacattaaCAGCAAAGGAAATAAAAGTTATAACAAAAATGTAAACCAAACCTGGAAAACATATTAAATACACATCAAGTATCTTTCCAGACTCTATGGTGCAGAATATAAATTTGAAGGAGTTGGTGGACCATAAACTCCACCAAGACCACCCCGAATCTACCGGGCGTGAACCCCCCAAAAATCACCACCGGGAACCACCGCAAATCCTCCCCGGAACCACCCGCCAAATCCGCTGCCGGAACCACTACCCAAATCCACCGCCAATCCCGCCGCTGGAACCACCGCCCAAATCCCCGCCGGAACCACCCGCCAACCGCCGCCGGATCCACCGccgccctcctccgcccctccgccgAAATAAACCCTGTCCCCCCCCCGTTGGCCTCCGCTTGGAGAGCCAGTCTGGAGACAACTCCAAAGGGGCCCAAGCTGAGGGTTTATCTCCTTCCGAAATGTTGACAAAAGTAAACCCTAAAGGGTTGGACGGGGAGGACTGTCCACTTTCGATCACTTTGCTGTCCCTCCTCCCCATCGTCCCTTGTTCAGGAACGTAACCACGCTCTGTTTTGCTTGTGGGGGAACGATGAATGGCTCAGGGCCTTGCTCCCTTCTCAGGAACCGCGGAACCGAATAGGATGTTTGTGGTCGATTCTTGGTGGAGGAAATATTTGGTGGTGGAACCGCTTTCTTCTCTTGCTGTTTGGGAGCGTCATAGACAAATACGTTGGCGTGGAAAGATTATGGGAAACGCCCACAGAACGTCAACATGAAGAACCTCCTCCCGCACtgcatcctcctccccccatatccagatccaccaccgccacctccacCCGGAAAAATCCTCCTCCGAAAAACCCCTCTACTTCCTCCAGAGAattccccacctcctccagagaaTCCGCCCTCCCCCAGAAAATCCTCTGCCCAGAAAGATCCTCCACTTTCCTCCTgagaatttccccccccccaccagcttGGGGGGGAACGTATCTGTCAGGGGCGCGCCCGCCAAAAACGGCCAAAATTTACCCAGatctgaaaaattaaaattataggaCTAGGTTAAATTAATTAGGGAATTTTTTCCATTCTATGCTTACATTTTCGgccagtttttatttcattatttatttaaaaaaattttcccattttttagaCTATGAAACAGAGTTTAACTTTCCACCCAAAGCTTCATTTGGATGTGATACCTAGCTAAGGGGGTTTTAACGTCTTAATTTCACGTTTTCCGTCGCCCGGCCACCCCgacccctccccttgccccccaccCAAAAGAAAATCTACAAACTTAAACGGCAATTTTTCccactttaaaaaacccaaacccaaaaaaaaagcgtCCAAGAAAGTATggatatttttggattttttttttttttttaatataggaaaatagtattaaaattgGGTATAGATAACGAAATTAAAATAGGGAAATCAATTTATTTACACAAACGCAATTTccccacataaacaccacacaaacgaAACACCCAAAACGCCAAGACGCGTAACACATGCACAtgccaaagacacacacacccacacacaatatatatttttattttttttttttttttttacattttatttttaaaaaaaaaaacaaaaaacaaaaacacaccacaccaccacacaacacacacacacacacacaacaaaaaaaaaaatataatatatataatatataatttaaattaaataataattatattaa comes from the Penaeus monodon isolate SGIC_2016 unplaced genomic scaffold, NSTDA_Pmon_1 PmonScaffold_23663, whole genome shotgun sequence genome and includes:
- the LOC119570274 gene encoding formin-like protein 3 gives rise to the protein MDQFYSGCKGVINISNTQYEEPLPHSILHLNIQNPPTLGNSMPIILHHPGSVPPLANNSSLDYKGHNINLKELVDHKLHQDHPESTGREPPKNHHREPPQILPGTTRQIRCRNHYPNPPPIPPLEPPPKSPPEPPANRRRIHRRPPPPLRRNKPCPPPVGLRLESQSGDNSKGAQAEGLSPSEMLTKNVNMKNLLPHCILLPPYPDPPPPPPPGKILLRKTPLLPPENSPPPPENPPSPRKSSAQKDPPLSS